The segment TGTCGAGCGGCGTGCGGCGTGCGGCGTGCGGCGTGCGGCGTTCGGCGTTCGGCGTTCGGCGTTCGGCGTTCGGCGTTCGGCGTTCGGCGTTCGGCGTTCGGCGTTCGGCGTTCGGCGTTCGGCGCAGCATCATGGGAGCCGACTGCCGGTGTCAAGCTCAGCACCACCTCGGGTCACGAATCTGCGTAATCTGTGGATGTTTTATTTCTTTTCTGCGTTCTTCTGCGTGTTCTGCGGATGATTTTCTCTTCTCGTGGTGGTCCGCCCTGGCACCCATTACCCGTTACGAGTTACCCGTTACGAGTTACCCGTTACCCGCTACTTCCCGAGCGCCGCGCTCAGGGCCGATGGCAGGTCAGGGTACCGGAACCGGAAACCGCTGGCCGGCGCTTTTACCGGCAAAACCCGCTGGCTGTCCAGGACGAGGCAGCAGGTTTCCTGCAGTATCGTGCGTAACACAAACGCCGGGACCCCGAGGAACGCCGGCCGGTGCACGATCGCTCCGAACGTCCGGGTAAAATCCGCGTTCCGTACCGGATCCGGGGCGGCGCCGTTGACCGGGCCCGACAAGCGGTCGTGGGTCGCTGCGTGCAGAAAAAGCGCCGCGACATCGTGCACGTGGATCCAGGACATCCATTGCCGGCCGGTGCCCAGTTTTCCGCCGAGACCAAGCCGGAATACCGGCGCCATCAACGGCAACGCGCCGCCATCCCGTCCGAGCACCATCGCCACTCGCACCGTGCAGACCGGCACACCGAGCGAACGAGCGCCCTCCGCCTCCCGCTCCCAGGCCAGCGCGACGTGCGTCAGGAAACCGGCCGAGCCGGCCGGGGACGCCTCCGTGAGCTCCTCATCTCCGCGGTCGCCGTAGATGCCCACCCCGGAGGCGCTGACAAGTTTCCTCGGCTTGGGCGTGCTCCGGGCGATGGCTTCGACCACTTGGCGCGTGCCCTGAACGCGCGAGTCCAGGATGCGTTTCTTTTTCCCGGCAGTCCACCGTCCCATGATCGATTCGCCGGCCAGGTGAATCACGGCCTCGACCCCGTCGAGCGTCAGGTCCGCGCC is part of the Verrucomicrobiota bacterium genome and harbors:
- a CDS encoding TIGR01777 family oxidoreductase yields the protein MRIALTGASGFVGREIIKLAPQQGHEIVACSRRPENPVPGAHRTVKFGADLTLDGVEAVIHLAGESIMGRWTAGKKKRILDSRVQGTRQVVEAIARSTPKPRKLVSASGVGIYGDRGDEELTEASPAGSAGFLTHVALAWEREAEGARSLGVPVCTVRVAMVLGRDGGALPLMAPVFRLGLGGKLGTGRQWMSWIHVHDVAALFLHAATHDRLSGPVNGAAPDPVRNADFTRTFGAIVHRPAFLGVPAFVLRTILQETCCLVLDSQRVLPVKAPASGFRFRYPDLPSALSAALGK